One genomic window of Mauremys mutica isolate MM-2020 ecotype Southern chromosome 5, ASM2049712v1, whole genome shotgun sequence includes the following:
- the NDUFC1 gene encoding NADH dehydrogenase [ubiquinone] 1 subunit C1, mitochondrial — MAPPLGLAKRLFLASGSLSHTLTRSAFVARKPDYTKPNWKKIGLTYGTTAVLWVLLFKQHDKDVMEYERRREEREKRDACTGCS; from the exons ATGGCGCCGCCGCTGGGGCTGGCGAAGCGTCTGTTCCTGGCGTCCGGGAGCCTGAGCCACA CATTGACTCGTTCTGCATTCGTTGCAAGAAAACCTGACTATACAAAACCAAACTGGAAAAAGATTGGACTGACTTATGGCACCACTGCAGTGCTGTGGGTCCTA CTCTTCAAGCAACATGATAAAGATGTAATGGAATATgaaaggagaagagaagagagggagAAACGTGATGCATGTACAGGATGTTCATA g